One genomic segment of Myxococcus guangdongensis includes these proteins:
- a CDS encoding sigma 54-interacting transcriptional regulator, with translation MPQFLVLPDGHRLPLDKPVLSLGSDATCDVVLTGAGVKPSHALLFRDARGWSVSPAGRGCDVRVKGRRVDLAPLEPGDRIRLGTVEVELVEIGDGRAEGSRAPEPRRLVAVMAELSSRLLAQRPPLELLDVAMRGLADVVGADVGFLVAADSSQGPRRVLFATGAKADAAVVDSLVDRVLTSGAPVLVADVAADAALAGAPSLEALRLGSALVVPLRVELVPLSVVYLGRKLGAPVFTSADLEEALALCAMTALLLSTRRELTELRSRVEGLTRRIEAATFEGLIGESPAMRALYRQVERLGPTPLNVLIQGETGTGKELVARALHRRGGRPGRLVAINCAALPESLIERELFGHARGAFTGAGAERAGLVEAADGGTLFLDEIGDMPLSLQTRLLRVVQEREVTRLGEHTPRKVDVRVVSATHVSLEEAARKGTFRADLRYRLEEVRVDVPPLRARGDDVLLLTHHVLTQESRKARGLTQKAMEALRGHPFPGNVRELVSRVRRAAVLATDELLRPEDLELGGDDAPMVPLEEAREAFVQRYVREAIARSGGSKKDAAAALGIGLRSLFRYLGEGD, from the coding sequence ATGCCCCAATTCCTCGTCCTGCCCGACGGCCACCGCCTCCCCCTGGACAAGCCCGTCCTCTCCCTGGGCTCCGACGCCACGTGTGACGTGGTGCTCACGGGCGCGGGCGTGAAGCCGAGCCACGCGCTGTTGTTTCGCGACGCGCGCGGCTGGAGCGTGTCCCCGGCGGGGCGCGGCTGTGACGTGCGGGTGAAGGGCCGGCGCGTGGACCTGGCGCCGCTGGAGCCCGGTGACCGCATCCGCCTGGGCACGGTGGAGGTGGAGCTCGTCGAGATAGGAGACGGGCGCGCGGAGGGCTCGCGAGCCCCCGAGCCCCGGCGCCTCGTGGCGGTGATGGCGGAGCTGTCCTCGCGGCTGCTCGCGCAGCGCCCTCCGTTGGAGTTGCTCGACGTGGCGATGCGCGGCCTCGCCGACGTGGTGGGCGCGGACGTGGGCTTCCTCGTCGCGGCGGACTCGAGCCAGGGGCCTCGGCGCGTGTTGTTCGCCACCGGCGCGAAGGCCGACGCCGCGGTGGTGGACAGCCTGGTGGACCGGGTGCTGACGTCGGGTGCGCCCGTGCTCGTGGCGGACGTGGCGGCGGACGCGGCGCTGGCGGGGGCGCCGAGCCTGGAGGCGCTGCGACTGGGCTCCGCGCTGGTGGTGCCGCTGCGCGTGGAGCTGGTGCCGTTGTCGGTGGTGTACCTGGGGCGCAAGCTCGGCGCGCCCGTGTTCACCTCGGCGGACCTGGAGGAGGCGCTGGCGCTCTGCGCGATGACGGCGCTGCTGTTGTCGACGCGGCGCGAGCTGACGGAGCTGCGCTCGCGGGTGGAAGGACTCACGCGGCGCATCGAGGCCGCGACGTTCGAGGGGCTCATCGGCGAGTCCCCCGCGATGCGCGCGCTGTACCGCCAGGTGGAGCGGCTGGGGCCCACGCCGCTCAACGTCCTCATCCAGGGCGAGACGGGCACGGGCAAGGAGCTGGTGGCCCGCGCGCTCCATCGTCGCGGAGGGCGTCCGGGGCGCCTGGTGGCCATCAACTGCGCGGCGCTGCCGGAGAGCCTCATCGAGCGCGAGCTGTTCGGCCACGCGCGCGGGGCCTTCACTGGCGCGGGCGCGGAGCGGGCGGGGCTGGTGGAGGCGGCCGACGGGGGCACGCTGTTCCTGGACGAGATTGGCGACATGCCGCTGTCGCTCCAGACGCGCCTGTTGCGCGTGGTGCAGGAGCGCGAGGTGACGCGGCTGGGGGAGCACACGCCGCGCAAGGTGGACGTGCGAGTCGTCTCCGCGACGCACGTCTCGCTGGAGGAGGCGGCGCGCAAGGGCACCTTCCGCGCGGACCTGCGCTACCGGCTGGAGGAGGTGCGCGTGGACGTGCCGCCGTTGCGAGCGCGCGGCGACGACGTGCTCCTCCTCACGCACCACGTGCTGACGCAGGAGTCGCGCAAGGCGCGGGGCCTCACCCAGAAGGCCATGGAGGCGCTGCGAGGCCATCCGTTCCCCGGCAACGTGCGCGAGCTGGTGTCGCGCGTCCGGCGCGCGGCGGTGCTGGCCACGGACGAGCTCTTGCGCCCCGAGGACCTGGAGCTGGGCGGAGATGACGCGCCCATGGTTCCGCTGGAGGAGGCGCGCGAGGCCTTCGTCCAGCGCTACGTGCGCGAGGCGATTGCCCGCTCTGGCGGCAGCAAGAAGGACGCGGCGGCGGCGCTGGGCATCGGCCTGCGCTCACTGTTCCGCTACCTGGGCGAGGGGGACTGA
- a CDS encoding NAD-dependent succinate-semialdehyde dehydrogenase, whose translation MAIATIDPTSGKTLRTFDALTPEQLESKLQLASDTFRAYRQTPFAERARWMRRAAELLDAGADHYGRIMTEEMGKPLEAAKAEAKKCATACRYYVAKAEGLLKDRPIDVGGDTAFVRYQPLGPVLAIMPWNFPFWQVVRFAAPALMAGNVGLLKHAHNVPQCALALETLFLDAGFPQGAFQTLLIETADVNRVIEDARVRAVTLTGSEGAGRAVGASAGKSLKKVVLELGGSDPFIVMPSADLDKAVETAASARLINNGQSCIAAKRFIVAEPIAAEFERRFVERLKKVTVGDPMDPKTDLGPLATPGILQGLHAQVEASVKAGARLLIGGKPLERPGNFYPPTVLADPPPSAPAFHDELFGPVATLLRARDVEHALELANATPFGLGASVWTRDAGEQRRFIDGIESGMVFVNQMVVSDARLPFGGVKNSGHGRELADLGIHEFLNAKTVRVASGAQSPPARGGALSE comes from the coding sequence ATGGCCATCGCCACCATCGACCCGACGTCCGGCAAGACGCTGCGCACGTTCGACGCCCTCACTCCGGAACAGCTGGAGTCGAAGCTCCAGCTCGCCTCGGACACGTTCCGCGCGTACCGCCAGACGCCCTTCGCCGAGCGCGCCCGCTGGATGCGCCGCGCCGCGGAGCTGCTGGACGCGGGGGCGGACCACTACGGCCGCATCATGACCGAGGAGATGGGCAAGCCGCTGGAGGCCGCCAAGGCCGAGGCGAAGAAGTGCGCGACGGCGTGCCGCTACTACGTGGCCAAGGCGGAGGGGCTGCTCAAGGACCGGCCCATCGACGTGGGCGGCGACACCGCCTTCGTGCGCTACCAGCCGCTGGGGCCCGTGCTGGCCATCATGCCGTGGAACTTCCCCTTCTGGCAGGTGGTGCGCTTCGCCGCGCCCGCGCTGATGGCGGGCAACGTGGGCCTGCTCAAGCACGCGCACAACGTGCCCCAGTGCGCGCTCGCGCTGGAGACGCTGTTCCTGGACGCGGGCTTCCCCCAGGGCGCGTTCCAGACGCTCCTCATCGAGACCGCGGACGTCAACCGCGTCATCGAGGACGCCCGCGTGCGCGCGGTGACGCTCACCGGCAGCGAGGGCGCGGGCCGCGCGGTGGGCGCGTCGGCGGGCAAGTCGCTCAAGAAGGTGGTGCTCGAGTTGGGCGGGAGTGACCCGTTCATCGTCATGCCCAGCGCGGACCTGGACAAGGCGGTGGAGACGGCCGCGTCCGCGCGCCTCATCAACAACGGCCAGTCCTGCATCGCCGCCAAGCGCTTCATCGTCGCCGAGCCCATCGCCGCCGAGTTCGAGCGCCGCTTCGTCGAGCGGCTGAAGAAGGTCACCGTGGGCGACCCCATGGACCCGAAGACGGACCTGGGCCCGCTGGCCACGCCGGGAATCCTGCAGGGCCTGCACGCGCAGGTGGAGGCGAGCGTGAAGGCCGGCGCGAGGCTGCTCATCGGCGGCAAGCCGCTGGAGCGGCCCGGCAACTTCTATCCGCCCACCGTCCTCGCGGACCCGCCGCCCTCCGCGCCCGCGTTCCATGACGAGCTGTTCGGTCCGGTGGCCACGCTCTTGCGCGCCCGCGACGTGGAGCACGCGCTGGAGCTGGCCAACGCCACGCCCTTCGGCCTGGGCGCGAGCGTGTGGACGCGCGACGCGGGCGAGCAGCGCCGCTTCATCGACGGCATCGAGTCCGGCATGGTGTTCGTCAACCAGATGGTGGTGTCCGACGCGCGGCTGCCCTTCGGCGGGGTGAAGAACTCCGGCCACGGGCGCGAGCTCGCGGACCTGGGCATCCACGAGTTCCTCAACGCCAAGACGGTACGCGTCGCCTCCGGCGCGCAGTCGCCTCCCGCTCGCGGCGGCGCGCTCAGCGAGTAG
- a CDS encoding sigma 54-interacting transcriptional regulator produces the protein MESIEEKGEGGELSPEAIRAMRGGHSRAAFARMLGVTPLTVYRWELPEEAPQARRPRGRVAQALKQLQGGGLAGARLPSLSRQELRPEESQRLQPCLDRLKRAEWRAAEEELLTLLASGVLRTPGARALAAVGLSHLQRWGREDSRGALATLLPHLGEAEMGLLPLGVELQVHALAANLYASPDGKLFDAVKSDGHVARAEALLVERPDADARCLLRMAQTAGAFYLGETERVARYSGRVAEALTHVTDPALRLLAEDVCAHEEAIRGETTQATRRFREVAQGAARLGYAFLEARNLAFLAQRRLDEACEPEEALLLVRRAREAAYGGRMARGFSFIFAARAEAEALMRLARFTEAEAALDEADAVVEELSWTPLQLAVTRAKLWLTVNRPADLRKLASRLSSYDGNIQRSLTGAYALFVEAMADLSEGTAQRAAAGFAAAGARGMELGGWPYLRRECLLYETAARAYAGQREEGRVVLRRTRAFLERMPSAWHSALLHRFEGILLVVEGRTREARDLLEASLGTFRLSGDVCMAAFTRSLLAWLGKHEGDPAADELLAASDAELRRIGMAPQPNFIPATARPAGSGSPTPEPGATTRLGSEALVVPFERLSVRGMGAPLIQRELLGVLEGLFPGCAPRLEEVDSQGRVTLLAGLDARPATDEVEFGDGCGRRLRLGVVGPLPVDGRALLTLLSRLGGFALEVATLRGFTTVEPGVPGASEPASEEPGRETEMPGFIAASPSMKRLRAELSRLSASRSTVIVTGESGAGKEVVARALHLLSTRSQRPYVAFNCAAVPKELFEGQLFGYRRGAFTGAASDHPGVLRAAHGGTLFLDEIGELPLDVQPKLLRVLENGEVFPLGETRPVEVDVRVVAATHRDLGQLVREGRFREDLYYRLQVVPVRVPPLRERREDVVALARHFVRQLTPEGQPPPQLGSDALEALMAHPWPGNVRELRNVIERSMAYGPLPAVLGAKQMRIAG, from the coding sequence GTGGAGAGCATCGAGGAAAAGGGGGAAGGCGGGGAGCTGAGCCCCGAGGCCATCCGCGCGATGCGTGGAGGCCATAGCCGTGCTGCCTTCGCCCGGATGCTGGGTGTGACCCCCCTGACGGTGTATCGCTGGGAGCTGCCGGAAGAGGCGCCCCAGGCACGGCGGCCCCGGGGCCGGGTGGCGCAGGCGCTCAAGCAGCTGCAGGGCGGAGGACTCGCGGGCGCTCGGCTGCCCTCCCTGTCCCGCCAGGAGCTGCGCCCCGAGGAGAGCCAGCGGCTACAGCCCTGCCTGGACCGACTGAAGCGGGCCGAGTGGCGCGCGGCGGAGGAGGAGCTGCTCACGCTGCTGGCCTCGGGCGTGCTGCGGACGCCGGGCGCGCGGGCGCTGGCGGCGGTGGGGCTGTCGCATCTGCAACGCTGGGGGCGCGAGGACAGCCGGGGCGCGCTCGCCACGCTGCTGCCGCACCTGGGTGAGGCGGAGATGGGCCTGTTGCCGCTGGGCGTGGAGCTGCAGGTGCACGCGCTCGCGGCCAACCTCTACGCGTCGCCGGATGGGAAGCTGTTCGACGCCGTGAAGTCCGATGGGCACGTGGCGCGCGCGGAGGCGCTGCTCGTCGAGCGCCCGGACGCGGACGCGCGCTGCCTCTTGCGCATGGCGCAGACGGCGGGCGCCTTCTACCTGGGGGAGACGGAGCGGGTGGCGCGCTACTCGGGGCGCGTGGCGGAGGCGCTCACGCACGTGACGGACCCGGCGCTGCGGCTGCTCGCCGAGGACGTTTGCGCGCACGAGGAGGCCATCCGCGGCGAGACGACGCAGGCCACGCGCCGCTTCCGCGAGGTGGCCCAGGGCGCGGCGCGGCTGGGGTACGCGTTCCTGGAGGCGCGCAACCTCGCCTTCCTCGCGCAGCGCCGGCTGGACGAGGCGTGCGAGCCGGAGGAGGCGCTGCTGCTCGTGCGCCGCGCGCGCGAGGCGGCGTACGGCGGACGCATGGCGCGCGGCTTCTCGTTCATCTTCGCGGCGCGCGCGGAGGCCGAGGCGCTGATGCGCCTGGCGCGCTTCACCGAGGCGGAGGCCGCGCTGGACGAGGCCGACGCGGTGGTGGAGGAGCTGAGCTGGACGCCGCTGCAGCTGGCGGTTACGCGCGCGAAGCTGTGGCTGACGGTGAACCGGCCCGCGGACCTGCGCAAGCTGGCCTCCCGCCTGTCCTCGTACGACGGCAACATCCAGCGCTCGCTCACCGGCGCGTACGCGCTCTTCGTCGAAGCCATGGCGGACCTGAGCGAGGGCACCGCCCAGCGCGCCGCCGCGGGCTTCGCCGCCGCCGGAGCGCGCGGCATGGAGCTGGGCGGCTGGCCCTACCTGCGCCGCGAGTGCCTGCTGTACGAGACGGCCGCGCGCGCGTACGCCGGTCAGCGCGAGGAAGGCCGGGTGGTGCTGCGCCGCACGCGCGCCTTCCTGGAGCGGATGCCGTCGGCGTGGCACTCCGCGCTGCTCCACCGCTTCGAGGGAATCCTCCTCGTCGTCGAGGGCCGCACGCGCGAGGCGCGCGACTTGCTCGAGGCCTCGCTGGGCACCTTCCGCCTCTCCGGCGACGTGTGCATGGCGGCCTTCACGCGCAGCCTGCTGGCGTGGCTGGGCAAGCACGAGGGAGACCCGGCCGCCGACGAGCTGCTGGCCGCCAGCGACGCGGAGCTGCGCCGCATCGGCATGGCGCCGCAACCCAACTTCATCCCCGCCACGGCGCGACCCGCCGGCTCGGGCAGCCCCACCCCCGAGCCCGGCGCCACCACGCGCCTGGGCTCCGAGGCGCTGGTGGTGCCCTTCGAGCGGCTGTCCGTGCGCGGCATGGGCGCGCCGCTCATCCAGCGCGAGCTGCTCGGCGTGCTGGAGGGCCTGTTCCCCGGCTGCGCGCCCCGGCTGGAAGAAGTGGACTCCCAGGGACGCGTCACGCTGCTCGCGGGCCTGGACGCGCGGCCGGCCACGGACGAGGTCGAGTTCGGCGACGGATGTGGACGCAGGCTGCGGCTGGGCGTCGTGGGCCCGCTGCCGGTGGATGGGCGCGCGCTGCTCACGCTCTTGTCCAGGCTGGGCGGCTTCGCGTTGGAGGTGGCGACGCTGCGCGGCTTCACGACGGTGGAGCCGGGCGTGCCGGGCGCGAGCGAGCCCGCGTCCGAGGAGCCCGGGCGCGAGACGGAGATGCCGGGCTTCATCGCCGCGTCGCCTTCGATGAAGCGGCTGCGCGCGGAGCTCTCGCGCCTGTCCGCCAGCCGCTCCACCGTCATCGTCACGGGCGAGTCCGGCGCGGGCAAGGAGGTCGTCGCGCGGGCGCTGCACCTGCTCTCCACGCGCTCGCAGCGGCCCTACGTCGCGTTCAACTGCGCGGCCGTCCCCAAGGAGCTCTTCGAGGGGCAGCTGTTCGGCTACCGGCGCGGCGCCTTCACCGGCGCGGCCTCGGACCACCCCGGCGTGCTGCGCGCGGCGCACGGCGGCACCCTGTTCCTGGATGAGATTGGCGAGCTGCCGCTGGACGTGCAGCCCAAGCTGCTGCGCGTGCTGGAGAACGGCGAGGTCTTCCCCCTGGGAGAGACGCGCCCGGTGGAGGTCGACGTGCGCGTGGTGGCCGCCACGCACCGGGATTTGGGCCAGCTGGTGCGCGAGGGCCGCTTCCGCGAGGACCTCTACTACCGCCTCCAGGTGGTGCCGGTGCGCGTGCCGCCCCTGCGCGAGCGGCGCGAGGACGTGGTGGCCCTGGCGCGGCACTTCGTGCGGCAGCTCACGCCCGAGGGACAGCCACCCCCGCAGTTGGGCTCGGACGCGCTCGAGGCCCTGATGGCCCACCCGTGGCCCGGCAACGTGCGCGAGCTGCGCAACGTCATCGAGCGCTCCATGGCGTACGGGCCCTTGCCAGCGGTGCTGGGGGCAAAGCAGATGCGCATCGCGGGCTGA
- a CDS encoding COX15/CtaA family protein gives MTHPASTRSFQRFSLGVLVFTLGVILWGAFVRATGSGAGCGDHWPVCNGQVVPREPTVQTLIEYTHRLTSGVAMLLAVALSVWAMRAHAKGHPVRKAANWALFFMMTEALVGAGIVLLQYVADNASVGRAVWMGVHLVNTFLLVGAQTMVLWFSKGRANLAFRGQGWVGVLVGVCVGGMMLLGVSGAVAALGDTLFPSETLAEGLAQHANDSAHLFVRRRIYHPIIAVLMGAALVYVGRWLSRLRPSPEVKQSAMLLTGLYVLQLGAGLTNVVLLAPVWLQLVHLLLADFVWMTVVRMCAAGLSKDAPRAELVSEPVPTQASAA, from the coding sequence ATGACTCATCCCGCTTCGACCCGCTCGTTCCAGCGCTTCAGCCTTGGAGTGCTCGTCTTCACGTTGGGGGTGATTCTGTGGGGCGCCTTCGTGCGCGCCACGGGCTCCGGGGCGGGGTGTGGAGATCACTGGCCGGTGTGCAACGGGCAGGTGGTGCCCCGGGAGCCGACGGTCCAGACGCTCATCGAGTACACCCACCGGCTGACGAGCGGCGTGGCGATGCTGCTCGCGGTGGCCCTGAGCGTGTGGGCCATGCGGGCGCACGCCAAGGGGCACCCGGTACGCAAGGCGGCGAACTGGGCGCTCTTCTTCATGATGACGGAGGCGCTGGTGGGCGCCGGCATCGTGCTGCTGCAGTACGTGGCGGACAACGCGTCCGTCGGCCGCGCGGTGTGGATGGGCGTGCACCTGGTGAACACGTTCCTCCTGGTGGGCGCGCAGACGATGGTGCTGTGGTTCTCGAAGGGCCGGGCGAACCTGGCCTTCCGCGGTCAGGGCTGGGTGGGCGTGCTGGTGGGCGTGTGCGTGGGCGGCATGATGCTGCTCGGCGTGAGCGGCGCGGTGGCGGCGCTGGGGGACACGCTGTTCCCCTCGGAGACGCTGGCGGAGGGGCTGGCGCAGCACGCGAATGACTCAGCCCACCTCTTCGTGCGCCGGCGCATCTATCACCCCATCATCGCGGTGCTGATGGGCGCGGCGCTGGTGTACGTGGGGCGGTGGCTGTCGCGGCTGCGGCCGTCCCCGGAGGTGAAGCAGTCCGCGATGCTGCTCACCGGCCTCTACGTCCTGCAGCTGGGCGCGGGCCTCACCAACGTGGTGCTGCTGGCGCCGGTGTGGCTGCAGCTGGTGCACCTGCTGCTGGCGGACTTCGTGTGGATGACGGTGGTGCGGATGTGCGCGGCGGGATTGTCGAAGGACGCGCCCCGCGCGGAGCTGGTGTCGGAGCCGGTGCCGACGCAGGCCTCGGCCGCCTGA
- a CDS encoding ABC transporter permease/substrate-binding protein, with the protein MSPRLMGTLLVLVLSMGACARASSTPEGAASVRVGSKKFTESVILGEMVAQLARSTGASVSHRRELGGTAVLWEALKRGELDVYPEYTGTLRQELLSGRKLPDDAALRAALAEVGLRMSEPLGFNNTYALGMKEAEAERLGIRRISDLREHPELRFGFSNEFMERADGWPALRDTYKLPQRDVRGLDHDLAYRGMEANSVQVTDLYSTDAEIAAYGLRVLEDDARHFPAYDAVLLYRDDLEARAPEALAAVLRLQGSLTEDAMVKLNARARLERVPEPRVASDFLAAKLGVSTEVHGEGLVSRVLRRTREHLFLVGVSLLAALALAVPLGVLAARSPRLGQGVLGLAGIIQTIPSLALLVVMIPLLGIGSRPAIAALFLYSLLPIVRNTTAGLTGIPLEVRESADALGLPPRARLWRIDLPMASPSILAGIQTAAVINVGTATLGALVGAGGYGQPILTGIRLDDTRLILEGAIPAAVLALLVSGLFEALGRALIPKGLRLRAESESR; encoded by the coding sequence ATGAGCCCTCGTTTGATGGGGACCTTGCTGGTGCTCGTCCTGTCGATGGGCGCCTGTGCTCGCGCGTCGAGCACGCCGGAGGGCGCGGCGTCCGTGCGCGTGGGCTCCAAGAAGTTCACCGAGTCCGTCATCCTCGGGGAGATGGTGGCGCAGCTCGCGCGGAGCACGGGGGCGAGCGTGAGCCATCGGCGCGAGCTCGGCGGCACCGCGGTGCTCTGGGAGGCGCTCAAGCGGGGCGAGCTGGATGTGTATCCCGAGTACACGGGCACGCTGCGCCAGGAGCTGCTCTCCGGACGCAAGCTGCCCGATGACGCGGCCCTGCGCGCGGCGCTCGCCGAGGTGGGCCTGCGCATGAGCGAGCCCCTTGGCTTCAACAACACCTATGCCCTGGGCATGAAGGAGGCGGAGGCCGAGCGGCTGGGCATCCGCCGCATCTCCGACCTGCGCGAGCACCCGGAGCTGCGCTTCGGCTTCAGCAACGAGTTCATGGAGCGCGCCGATGGCTGGCCCGCGCTGCGTGACACGTACAAGCTGCCGCAGCGCGACGTGCGCGGCCTGGACCATGACCTCGCGTACCGGGGGATGGAGGCCAACTCCGTGCAGGTGACGGACCTGTACTCCACGGACGCTGAAATCGCCGCCTACGGCCTGCGGGTCCTCGAGGACGACGCGCGCCACTTCCCCGCCTATGACGCCGTGCTGCTCTATCGCGACGACCTGGAGGCCCGCGCCCCCGAGGCCCTCGCGGCCGTGCTGCGTCTGCAAGGCAGCCTCACGGAGGACGCGATGGTGAAGCTCAACGCCCGCGCCCGACTGGAGCGCGTGCCCGAGCCGCGGGTGGCCTCCGACTTCCTCGCCGCGAAGCTGGGCGTCTCCACCGAGGTCCATGGCGAGGGGCTCGTCTCGCGCGTGCTGCGCCGCACGCGTGAGCACCTGTTCCTCGTCGGCGTGTCGCTGCTGGCCGCGCTCGCGCTCGCGGTGCCGCTGGGCGTCCTCGCCGCGCGCAGTCCTCGGTTGGGGCAGGGCGTGCTGGGCCTCGCCGGCATCATCCAGACGATTCCCTCGCTGGCGCTGCTGGTGGTGATGATTCCGCTGCTCGGCATCGGCTCACGGCCGGCCATCGCCGCGCTGTTCCTCTACAGCCTGCTGCCCATCGTCCGGAACACCACCGCGGGCCTCACGGGAATCCCGCTGGAGGTGCGCGAGTCCGCGGACGCGCTCGGCCTGCCTCCGCGCGCGAGGCTGTGGCGCATCGACCTGCCCATGGCCTCGCCCTCCATCCTCGCGGGCATCCAGACGGCCGCGGTCATCAACGTGGGCACCGCCACGCTGGGCGCGCTCGTCGGCGCGGGAGGCTACGGACAGCCCATCCTCACCGGCATCCGCCTGGACGACACCCGCCTCATCCTCGAGGGCGCCATCCCCGCCGCCGTGCTGGCCCTGCTCGTCAGCGGGCTGTTCGAGGCCCTGGGCCGCGCGCTCATCCCGAAGGGGCTGCGCCTGCGCGCCGAGTCGGAGTCGCGCTGA
- a CDS encoding ATP-binding cassette domain-containing protein — protein MYALQEVSKRFGDTLALDAVTLTLPPGRTTVLLGPSGCGKSTLVRLLNGLLRPDTGRVLYAGQPLPTDEKALLALRHRVGYALQGGGLFPHLTGEENVVLMARHLRWSEARIRERQALLVELTRFPPEALARYPAQLSGGQRQRVALMRALMLDPEVLLLDEPLGALDPLVRHELQADLRGIFARLGKTVVLVTHDLAEAGFLGDDIVLMRDGRVVQQGSLTQLETQPQDTFVTRFIQAQRLPPGGGVTG, from the coding sequence GTGTACGCACTGCAGGAGGTCTCCAAGCGCTTCGGTGACACCCTGGCGCTGGACGCGGTGACGCTCACGCTCCCACCAGGGCGGACCACGGTGCTGCTCGGGCCGAGCGGCTGCGGGAAGTCCACGTTGGTGCGCCTGCTCAACGGGCTCTTGCGTCCGGACACGGGGCGTGTGCTGTACGCGGGACAGCCGCTGCCCACGGACGAGAAGGCGTTGCTCGCGCTGCGCCACCGCGTGGGGTACGCGCTCCAGGGCGGGGGACTCTTCCCTCATCTCACGGGCGAGGAGAACGTGGTGCTGATGGCCCGGCACCTGCGTTGGTCGGAGGCGCGCATCCGCGAGCGCCAGGCGCTGCTGGTGGAGCTGACGCGCTTCCCGCCCGAGGCGCTCGCGCGCTATCCGGCGCAGCTGTCGGGAGGTCAGCGGCAGCGCGTGGCGTTGATGCGCGCGTTGATGCTGGACCCGGAGGTGCTGCTGCTCGACGAGCCGCTGGGCGCGTTGGACCCGCTGGTGCGGCATGAGCTCCAGGCGGACCTGCGCGGCATCTTCGCGCGGCTCGGCAAGACGGTGGTGCTGGTGACGCATGACCTGGCGGAGGCGGGGTTCCTCGGGGATGACATCGTGCTGATGCGAGACGGACGCGTGGTGCAGCAGGGCTCGTTGACGCAGCTGGAGACCCAGCCCCAGGACACGTTCGTTACGCGCTTCATCCAGGCCCAGCGACTGCCGCCCGGGGGAGGCGTCACCGGATGA
- a CDS encoding DUF4142 domain-containing protein, which produces MARRNRGGGVAALAAALVFGSMTGSALADEAKKDHKEQKRIGEAAAEKELYVGKLALFDAKQIALGNLALEKTQDAKVRTFAQKLVDDHKRHLSGLKAWADSKQIEVATIDLSRPPQSGTGGSGAMQEGYDKKMEGVDERLNKAITEAEKDLDKLREKNGREFDKDFLSRVADDGKKGQDMVKDGMDKYRTDAAFSELLRGTREGIASNERQAKEMEKSFRR; this is translated from the coding sequence ATGGCTCGAAGGAATCGTGGTGGTGGTGTGGCGGCCCTGGCGGCGGCGCTGGTGTTCGGCTCGATGACGGGCTCCGCGCTCGCGGACGAGGCGAAGAAGGACCACAAGGAGCAGAAGCGCATCGGTGAGGCCGCGGCCGAGAAGGAGCTGTACGTCGGCAAGCTGGCGCTCTTCGACGCCAAGCAGATTGCCCTGGGCAACCTGGCGCTGGAGAAGACGCAGGACGCAAAGGTGCGCACGTTCGCGCAGAAGCTGGTGGATGACCACAAGCGGCACCTGTCCGGCCTGAAGGCCTGGGCGGACAGCAAGCAGATTGAAGTGGCGACCATCGACCTGTCGCGGCCTCCCCAGTCCGGCACGGGCGGCTCCGGCGCGATGCAGGAGGGCTACGACAAGAAGATGGAGGGCGTCGATGAGCGCCTGAACAAGGCCATCACCGAGGCGGAGAAGGACCTGGACAAGCTGCGCGAGAAGAACGGGAGGGAGTTCGACAAGGACTTCCTGTCGCGCGTCGCGGATGACGGCAAGAAGGGTCAGGACATGGTGAAGGACGGCATGGACAAGTACCGCACCGACGCCGCCTTCAGCGAGCTCTTGCGCGGCACGCGCGAGGGCATCGCGAGCAACGAGCGGCAGGCCAAGGAGATGGAGAAGTCCTTCCGCCGCTAG